A genomic window from Gossypium hirsutum isolate 1008001.06 chromosome D10, Gossypium_hirsutum_v2.1, whole genome shotgun sequence includes:
- the LOC107930408 gene encoding cell wall integrity protein scw1, with translation MAGAGIHPYHQQWPPAPAPPPPPATATAVPPPPPPVHHPPPVSSHDEVRTIFITGLPEDVKERELQNLLRWLPGYEDSQVNYKGEKPMGFALFSSAQLAIAAKDALQEMVFDAESKSVLHIEMAKKNLFVKRGIVADSNSYDQSKRLRTGGDYSHSAYTTPPPFHPPPAPVWGPHGYLSPTPPYDPYGGYPVPPVPMPTPTPVPAPSSYVPVQNTKDNPPCNTLFIGNLGENINEEELRGLFSTQPGFKQMKILRQERHTVCFIEFEDVNSASNVHHSLQGAVIPSSGSIGMRIQYSKNPFGKRKDSNHPIASPGANGAPPAMTYQ, from the exons ATGGCGGGTGCTGGAATCCACCCTTATCACCAGCAGTGGCCGCCGGCACCAGCTCCTCCGCCCCCTCCAGCCACAGCAACAGCGGTTCCTCCACCGCCTCCTCCTGTCCACCATCCTCCACCCGTTTCTTCTCATGATGAG GTTCGGACCATCTTCATTACTGGTCTTCCTGAAGACGTCAAAGAGAGGGAGCTACAGAATTTACTGAGATGGCTTCCAGGGTATGAAGATTCGCAGGTGAACTACAAGGGAGAAAAACCTATGGGTTTTGCTCTCTTCTCAAGTGCACAACTCGCAATTGCTGCCAAAGATGCCCTTCAG GAAATGGTTTTTGATGCTGAGTCAAAATCGGTATTGCACATAGAGATGGCGAAGAAGAATCTATTTGTTAAAAGAG GAATTGTAGCAGATTCTAATTCGTATGATCAAAGCAAACGTTTGCGAACTGGTGGCGATTATTCACACAGTGCTTATACTACTCCACCTCCGTTTCACCCTCCTCCTGCCCCTGTTTGGGGCCCACATGG GTATTTATCTCCAACTCCTCCATATGATCCTTATGGAGGTTATCCTGTTCCTCCAGTGCCAATGCCTACCCCTACTCCTGTACCAGCTCCTAGCAGTTATGTGCCTGTTCAG AACACCAAAGATAACCCTCCTTGCAATACCTTATTTATTGGCAATCTTGGAGAGAATATTAATGAGGAAGAACTACGGGGCTTATTTAGCAC TCAACCTGGTTTTAAGCAAATGAAGATCTTGAGACAAGAAAGGCATACTGTTTGCTTTATAGAGTTTGAA GATGTGAATTCTGCAAGCAATGTGCACCACAGTTTGCAGGGTGCTGTGATCCCTAGTTCTGGTTCTATTGGCATGCGAATACA ATATTCCAAGAATCCTTTCGGTAAAAGGAAAGACTCCAATCATCCCATTGCTTCTCCTGGTGCCAATGGGGCTCCACCAGCTATGACTTACCAGTAG
- the LOC107930316 gene encoding WEB family protein At1g12150: MVNIYRRANSERIPKSSGSGSPKAEVGEIDTRAPFQSVKAAVSLFGEVAVTKERRTPRRSRLSSENVIDKETQLLLAEKEFNNMKQKLESAEATKAKAESELESAKKTLQYLAEKLKAVTESKQSAIEATEAVREQGTQLEFQKPQNNQECEGRKKELESAREQYIAVATELDAKKQELNKVRQDFDTALEVKLAAFQQAAEAQLSAKMHSERVTELTKQITVMKEAIKQVKFATQQVYKEQESIAADKEMLQKSYESAKEEAEKKLKAAREAYDPELARSLEEKLKETTEEVEALQDEMKKVHAMEMDSVRVLTSELNEATTTLQMVADEECSLRNLVSSIRMELEEVKRQQRESEMKIQNESEKEALSADHNIRLQQLLLETENARNETQQMKKNMETLKKEAEEAETAVKDLKQKLELALQQAEEAKAAEKKALDEMRLLEKGPVGER, translated from the exons atggtgaacatTTACCGCCGGGCCAACAGCGAACGCATCCCAAAATCCTCTGGTTCAGGTTCACCAAAGGCAGAGGTAGGAGAGATTGATACCAGAGCACCATTTCAATCCGTCAAAGCTGCCGTTAGTTTATTTGGAGAAGTAGCCGTCACCAAGGAAAGACGCACTCCCAGAAGATCAAGACTTTCTTCAGAg AATGTAATAGACAAAGAGACGCAGCTTCTTCTAGCAGAGAAAGAGTTCAACAACATGAAGCAAAAGCTAGAGAGCGCCGAAGCTACGAAGGCGAAAGCGGAATCTGAGCTCGAAAGCGCCAAGAAAACATTGCAGTATTTGGCCGAGAAACTCAAAGCGGTGACGGAGTCGAAGCAATCGGCGATCGAAGCGACCGAAGCGGTGAGGGAACAAGGCACTCAACTTGAATTCCAGAAACCGCAGAACAACCAAGAATGCGAGGGGAGGAAGAAGGAGTTGGAGTCAGCGAGGGAGCAATACATCGCCGTCGCGACGGAACTCGATGCCAAGAAGCAAGAGCTGAATAAAGTCAGGCAGGATTTCGACACGGCGTTGGAAGTGAAATTGGCGGCGTTTCAGCAGGCGGCGGAGGCGCAGCTCTCGGCTAAAATGCATTCCGAGAGGGTTACCGAGCTGACGAAGCAAATCACGGTGATGAAGGAAGCGATTAAGCAAGTGAAATTCGCTACGCAACAAGTGTACAAAGAGCAGGAGAGCATAGCGGCGGATAAAGAAATGTTGCAGAAATCTTATGAGAGTGCTAAAGAGGAAGCGGAGAAGAAATTGAAGGCTGCGAGGGAAGCGTATGATCCAGAGCTAGCGAGATCTCTTGAGGAGAAGCTTAAGGAAACCACGGAGGAGGTCGAAGCGTTGCAAGATGAGATGAAGAAAGTTCATGCTATGGAAATGGATTCCGTTAGGGTTTTGACATCGGAACTTAACGAAGCTACGACGACGCTGCAAATGGTGGCCGACGAAGAGTGTTCCCTTCGGAATTTAGTGAGCTCCATTAGGATGGAACTTGAAGAGGTGAAGAGGCAACAACGAGAGAGTGAAATGAAGATCCAAAATGAAAGCGAAAAAGAAGCTCTTAGTGCTGATCATAACATTAGGCTTCAACAGCTTTTATTAGAAACAGAGAATGCTAGAAATGAAACTCAACAGATGAAGAAGAACATGGAAACGCTGAAGAAAGAAGCCGAAGAGGCTGAAACGGCAGTGAAGGACTTAAAGCAAAAGCTAGAGCTCGCTTTACAACAAGCCGAGGAAGCGAAAGCGGCGGAGAAGAAGGCGCTCGACGAAATGCGGCTATTAGAAAAGGGACCGGTAGGGGAAAGATAA
- the LOC107930358 gene encoding DNA oxidative demethylase ALKBH2 isoform X2: MNLMLKANPNPNPNPKDDAKKTRTVDLGNGSSVIYVPRFLAYDVAWEFFNYLDNHIPWTRPTLRVFGRSCTQPRDTCYVASAGLPDLIYSGYQPHAYSWDDFPPLKDILDAVHKMLPGSTFNSLLLNRYKGGNNYVGWHSDDEKLYGSTPEIASVSFGCERDFILKKKSGKSSQERRSDDKPPLKRSRKSSQDDQHSFMLKHGSLLVMRGNTQRDWLHSVPKRAKVETIRINLTFRLVLQE, translated from the exons ATGAATTTGATGTTGAAGGcgaaccctaaccctaaccctaaccctaaagaTGACGCTAAAAAGACCCGAACTGTCGATCTTGGAAACGGAAGCAGTGTAATTTACGTTCCCAGGTTTTTAGCATATGATGTCGCCTGGGAATTCTTCAATTACCTCGACAATCACATCCCTTGGACCAGACCCACCCTTCGCGTCTTTGGCCGATCTTGCACTCAG CCTAGAGACACATGTTATGTTGCAAGTGCAGGGTTGCCGGACTTGATTTACAGTGGATATCAGCCTCATGCTTATTCTTGGGATGATTTCCCCCCACTTAAGGACATTTTGGATGCG GTCCATAAAATGCTTCCTGGCAGTACATTTAACAGCTTGCTTTTAAATCGGTATAAAGGGGGTAACAACTATGTAGGTTGGCATAGTGATGACGAGAAGCTCTATGGATCAACCCCGGAAATTGCTTCTGTTTCCTTTGGATGCGAACGGGATTTTATCCTGAAGAAGAAAAGTGGCAAATCATCCCAAG AGAGAAGATCTGATGACAAACCTCCATTGAAGAGGTCCAGGAAGAGCAGCCAAGATGATCAACACTCGTTCATGCTCAAGCACGGATCTCTGTTGGTAATGAGAGGGAACACTCAGCGTGACTGGTTACACTCTGTGCCTAAGCGTGCAAAGGTGGAGACGATTCGAATTAATCTTACCTTTAGGCTTGTTCTGCAGGAGTGA
- the LOC107930358 gene encoding DNA oxidative demethylase ALKBH2 isoform X1: MNLMLKANPNPNPNPKDDAKKTRTVDLGNGSSVIYVPRFLAYDVAWEFFNYLDNHIPWTRPTLRVFGRSCTQPRDTCYVASAGLPDLIYSGYQPHAYSWDDFPPLKDILDAVSMRSSHLTCVFVVPSLVRSNVFACLLKVHKMLPGSTFNSLLLNRYKGGNNYVGWHSDDEKLYGSTPEIASVSFGCERDFILKKKSGKSSQERRSDDKPPLKRSRKSSQDDQHSFMLKHGSLLVMRGNTQRDWLHSVPKRAKVETIRINLTFRLVLQE; this comes from the exons ATGAATTTGATGTTGAAGGcgaaccctaaccctaaccctaaccctaaagaTGACGCTAAAAAGACCCGAACTGTCGATCTTGGAAACGGAAGCAGTGTAATTTACGTTCCCAGGTTTTTAGCATATGATGTCGCCTGGGAATTCTTCAATTACCTCGACAATCACATCCCTTGGACCAGACCCACCCTTCGCGTCTTTGGCCGATCTTGCACTCAG CCTAGAGACACATGTTATGTTGCAAGTGCAGGGTTGCCGGACTTGATTTACAGTGGATATCAGCCTCATGCTTATTCTTGGGATGATTTCCCCCCACTTAAGGACATTTTGGATGCGGTAAGTATGCGTTCATCTCACCTCACTTGTGTTTTCGTAGTTCCTTCTCTAGTACGATCTAATGTCTTTGCTTGTCTTCTTAAGGTCCATAAAATGCTTCCTGGCAGTACATTTAACAGCTTGCTTTTAAATCGGTATAAAGGGGGTAACAACTATGTAGGTTGGCATAGTGATGACGAGAAGCTCTATGGATCAACCCCGGAAATTGCTTCTGTTTCCTTTGGATGCGAACGGGATTTTATCCTGAAGAAGAAAAGTGGCAAATCATCCCAAG AGAGAAGATCTGATGACAAACCTCCATTGAAGAGGTCCAGGAAGAGCAGCCAAGATGATCAACACTCGTTCATGCTCAAGCACGGATCTCTGTTGGTAATGAGAGGGAACACTCAGCGTGACTGGTTACACTCTGTGCCTAAGCGTGCAAAGGTGGAGACGATTCGAATTAATCTTACCTTTAGGCTTGTTCTGCAGGAGTGA
- the LOC107930359 gene encoding protein PYRICULARIA ORYZAE RESISTANCE 21, with protein sequence MAEKVTIMVLKVDLQCSKCYKKVKKVLCKYPQIRDQMYDEKANTVTITVVCCSPEKIRDKLCYKGGGSIKSIELKSPAKPKEPEKKPDKPKEAEKKPEKPKEAEKKPEKPKEAAEKKPEKPKEAEKKPEKPKDGEKKPEKPKEAAAEKKPDKPKEAAAAPPQKVAEPAAAAPLPPMAYAVGYTCSEGYYNGYGGGPSYYGGPPQQPFPCYETYGRPVYDSWGGGGGGYYRYGGRTGECFSEENPQGCSIM encoded by the exons ATGGCTGAAAAG GTGACGATAATGGTGCTGAAGGTCGACCTTCAGTGTAGTAAATGTTACAAGAAGGTCAAGAAAGTGCTCTGTAAATACCCTC AAATACGAGACCAGATGTACGATGAAAAGGCTAATACGGTGACCATCACGGTGGTATGCTGTAGCCCTGAGAAGATCAGGGACAAGTTATGTTACAAAGGTGGTGGATCCATCAAGAGCATTGAACTCAAGTCGCCGGCGAAACCCAAGGAACCGGAGAAGAAACCCGACAAACCAAAAGAAGCTGAGAAGAAGCCGGAAAAACCCAAAGAAGCTGAGAAGAAACCGGAAAAACCCAAAGAAGCAGCTGAGAAGAAACCGGAAAAACCCAAAGAAGCTGAGAAGAAACCGGAAAAGCCCAAAGACGGTGAGAAGAAACCGGAGAAGCCTAAAGAGGCGGCGGCGGAGAAAAAGCCTGATAAACCGAAAGAGGCAGCGGCTGCGCCGCCACAGAAGGTTGCGGAACCTGCTGCAGCTGCTCCTTTACCACCGATGGCGTATGCAGTTGGGTATACTTGCTCCGAAGGTTATTATAATGGCTATGGTGGAGGACCTAGCTATTATGGTGGACCACCCCAACAACCGTTCCCATGTTACGAGACTTACGGTAGGCCCGTTTATGACAGCTGGGGCGGCGGCGGCGGTGGCTACTACAGGTACGGCGGGCGTACAGGTGAATGTTTTAGTGAAGAAAACCCACAAGGTTGCTCGATCATGTAA